A genomic segment from Canis lupus baileyi chromosome 13, mCanLup2.hap1, whole genome shotgun sequence encodes:
- the ASIC5 gene encoding acid-sensing ion channel 5 has product MEQTEKPKASAEKGLLEKIKLCLSKKPLPSPTERKKFDHDFAISTSFHGVHNIVHNQSKIRKLIWSVIVLGSVSLVVWQIYSRLVNYFTWPTTTSIEVQYVEKIEFPAVTFCNLNRFRTEAAAKFGVIFFLWNIVYKVVHLQEIRSNYSGFKDATDFLESHQNFSITEFVKKNGFYLNNRTLLECNFFGKPCGPQDFAHVFTEYGNCFTFNHGENIQAKEKVSVSGRGLSLLFNVNQGEFTDDPALGFVDAGIIFVIHSPKKVPQIDGLGLSSPVGMHARVTIRQVKTVHQEHPWGECNPNIKLQNFSTYSTSGCLKECKAQHIQEQCGCVPYLLPGNGIECDLQKFYNCVSPTLDLIELKGLCTMGTHNSSCPVSCEETEYPATISYSTFPSQNALKYLSKKLNQSQEYIRENLVNIEINYSDLNYKITQQQKAVSVSELLADVGGQLGLFCGASMITIIEIIEYIFTNFYWICILFLLKIPKMTQGAPPPGHHLEKRNHIEEC; this is encoded by the exons ATGGAGCAGACTGAGAAACCAAAAGCATCTGCTGAGAAAG GACTCTTGGAAAAGATAAAGCTATGCCTTTCAAAGAAGCCGCTGCCATCTCCCACTGAACGGAAGAAGTTTGACCATGACTTTGCCATCTCTACTTCCTTTCATGGGGTCCACAATATTGTTCACAACCAGAGCAAAATTCGCAAGCTGATCTGGTCGGTGATAGTCTTGGGCTCAGTCTCACTCGTCGTATGGCAGATCTACAGTCGCTTGGTCAACTACTTCACATGGCCCACCACAACATCTATAGAGGTTCAGTACGTGGAAAAGATCGAGTTCCCAGCTGTGACATTTTGTAATTTAAACAG GTTCCGAACAGAGGCTGCAGCCAAatttggtgttatttttttcttatggaatATCGTGTACAAAGTCGTCCATCTTCAGGAAATCAGGTCCAATTACTCTGGCTTTAAAGATGCTACTGATTTTCTTGAAAGTCATCAAAACTTCAGCATTACagagtttgttaaaaaaaatggtttttaccTCAACAATAGAACTCTGTTGGAATGTAACTTTTTTGGAAAGCCATGTGGTCCACAG GACTTCGCACATGTATTCACTGAATATGgaaattgttttacttttaatcatGGTGAAAATattcaagcaaaggaaaaagtgagTGTCTCTGGAAGAGGCTTAAGCTTGCTCTTCAATGTCAATCAG gggGAATTCACTGATGACCCAGCCCTTGGCTTTGTTGATGCTGGAATCATCTTTGTTATCCATTCACCAAAGAAGGTGCCACAGATTGATGGTTTAGGCTTGTCGTCACCTGTGGGAATGCACGCACGGGTAACAATCCGCCAAGTCAAG aCAGTTCATCAAGAACACCCTTGGGGAGAATGCAACCCTAACATCAAGCTACAGAATTTTAGTACTTACAGCACTTCTGGTTGCTTGAAGGAATGCAAAGCTCAGCACATACAAGAACAATGTGGATGCGTACCTTATCTGCTTCCTG gaaatgggaTAGAGTGTGACCTACAAAAGTTTTACAACTGTGTTTCTCCTACACTTG atcTCATTGAATTGAAGGGATTATGTACAATGGGAACACATAATTCTAGCTGCCCTGTTTCTTGTGAAGAAACAGAATATCCTGCTACTATATCTTATTCTACTTTTCCAAgccaaaatgctttgaaatatcTTTCGAAGAAGTTAAATCAAAGTCAGGAATATATCAG GGAGAATCTCGTGAACATTGAAATAAACTATAGTGACTTAAACTATAAGATAACTCAGCAGCAAAAAGCAGTGAGTGTGTCTGAGTTACTTG CAGATGTTGGCGGCCAGCTGGGCCTATTTTGTGGGGCCAGTATGATTACAATTATAGaaattattgaatatatattcacCAATTTCTACTGGATATGCATTTTGTTCTTGCTGAAGATACCCAAAATGACACAGGGGGCTcctccacctgggcatcatctggagaAGAGAAATCACATAGAAGAATGCTAA